One Nematostella vectensis chromosome 10, jaNemVect1.1, whole genome shotgun sequence genomic window, atatgttataaaaaaattaccccctcccccctatgTCACTAAGCAAACAGCTaacaaaaagctagatccgccaaTTAAAAACTTGGGTGTGGGCGCCTTCGACTATAGAAATATGACAATACGGGCTGAAAACAAACGAATACCTCTACCACCACAAAATGGACGAGTTGCGCAATCAGTTCTTACACCACCGAGAAACTTGTCCTTACTAACGGGTTGTTTCTATTAAGTTGGGCTGAACACAAAATGTTATGGAGCTCCTGCTAGAAAGCTTAAAGTTTGAAGTCTGAGAACAGTCCTTGGGATCAAGCTGTCCATATTACGAGTAGTTAAACAGATTTCACAAATAGGGCCAATCTCTTATACAAACAGGTCGCAAATTCAACAAGAATGGCGAGCTCACGACATCCAATTGGTGGTCTGACGGATCGCTTAAGGGGTTCGACGAGAAAGCCAAGTGCATCGAGAATCAGTATTCACAGTACAAGGTTGACGGGAAATACCCGGTAACCTATAGCTATACAGTATTAAGCAATGCATTCAAATAACCCGTGCGACATAATGTCCAAATAATAATTGGTAAACCAAATACGCCATGAAGCCCACTTTTTCGATAAGGTCCAATATGAGGCCATGTGGCCAAAAACCCGGTAAGCCTTGATGCCCAAGCACCCGGTAAGCTATGTAATGAGCCACTTGTATATTTACCCGATGAGTCATCTAAATTTGTATCGTCACTGATCATGGATAGGAGGTGCGTCTGACAGCAtcataatatttttgttttggctCATGATCAATTTGTGTTTCAGCTCAATGGAAAACTAACTTTAGGAGAAAACATAGCCGACAACGGTGGCTTCAAGTCATCGTATAGGGTGAGCATTACACAAATTAAAGCGCTTCTTTCAGctaccattttgtcatcctagcaaagtaccaagtgtgagaaagaaGCATCCATTTCCTTCGGCTGATTTGGGAGCAAattcgatattttcgattTCATTCCAGGTGgtcatttttatattttctctcTTACTGCccttactgtcgaatccgttgtatcgcgaatccgttgtttttaaaaacacGATTTGCTTTGGTTTTCtcttccgtcagtaaaaccattctgagccaatcaaagtctcgctttgtgcactacTTCCCTAGCTTTCCTCTGGACggaaaccagacagtgtcgcgacagaaagccggGCAAATGCACTAGGCGAGAAGAGATgacaagaatctgattggcttataataatttgactggcggaacagaaaatcccaaaagacaaaaacaaatcgatgtttgaaaatgcggcACGTGGCTATACAACGGATTCGGCAGTAATGTCTTTGAATATCAAAACAgcgccgtagcagggggtggggcactggggcgACGTGCTTCCCCAATATttccaaaaattataaggaaaggaTCAGAAGAGGCGTGGCCAtaccccaaatattttcttgatgtttctgtatttgGTACACGCAGTAATTATATTGTAGTTTGGTATCCATTTCAAGCAGGTTACTTTATTCATCTACAGGCATACCATAACTGGTTGAAAAAGAAGGGTGATGAGACGTGGAGCTTGCCCGGATTAAACTTGACAAGCGAACAACTGTTCTACGTTGGCTTTGGTCAGGTACGAGGCCCATGATTCCTTTCGGTAATTGCAAAAAGAGTTGGAGGCTTGGGTAGAGAGCCAGGTGAAAGAATTATGGGATCGCCTGGCTGAACAGAACCAACATCGCTTGACCGCAAAGAACAGAGCCAAGAACATGCCTTGTCCACCCAAACGATCCCATAATTCCTTCCACCAAGTCCACCAGGTTCTCGAACCTAGTCCCCTACTCGAATTGTGCCtgtgaagaaacattatatcCATGACGTTATGTGTTTTCGGTTGTTTCTTTACAGGCATATTGCAGCAACAGTAGATCCACCGAGCAATACCTGGCAACTCTCAGCGACAGGCATTCAGAGGAGAAATTCAGGTGAGAGACCAGCGTGGGTAAAACCCCTTCGCCACCACATTGCCTCTGTCCTCTGGCCAACTGAGTGAGGATTGAGGCTGCGTTATCAATGTAGGGTTAAACAGTtgctctttttgttttctctatTAGCGCGCGTTGACCAATACATGAGTTGTACCATGAGTTTTGTACTCTTAGCAAAAATAGTCCCTTACACACGTTATGTTGTATCTCCTTAGGGTTATAGGGACGTTATCCAACTCGTACGAGTTTTCCAAGGCGTTCGGTTGccgaccagaggctccaatGAACCCCGTCACTAAATGCTCAGTTTGGAGCAACGATGGACTCTTGGATCTCGGACATTGATAATCGCGCATGTGATGATCACGTGGATGACTTCCGTCCCTGCTCATGACCAAATGACCTTCACTCTTGATGGAGCACTGGGGACGAATATGATCACATGACCACGAACGCCCTTGTCATCCTCACATTCAagggtccacccctctcaTTTCTGCGGGCAAGAAGTCGCAACATCCCATAACTTACTTTTTTGATCTTGTTAGAAAATGAGCTAATGATCAATGGAAAAAATGATTTGAGCTTCTCCTTTTGATCGGGTTTCTTTTGTGTTCTCTAACCACGTACTCGTGGTACTTGCGTATAGCAAACTTGTATATCACATTCATGCTATGATAGCATATATTCTTTGCATATAGCAAACCAGTATGTCACAATTTCTACGCTATAAtagtgtattttttttgcatttagcAAACTAGTATGCCACTTTGAAAGTGTCAGATTTGTACGTGGATTTTATCATGcaccataaaaataaaatcttgaaCTTACTGAAGATGTCAGGCTATCGTGTTGCATTCTAAACAACCACGCAGATGTTTGCATATTTGACACCAGAGTGATCAGGTGATGCGATGGCGAGactcaaacaacaacaaaaaacgacAGCAAGATGGACTGGTAATTTATTTCACATTAGACATTCAAACTGTATCCTGGATTGGGGGCTCAAATCCCTCCCTGTCAATCTTGGTTCCCGTCTCATCTGTGGTGGTGGTCGTGGCGTGAGAGGAAGCTTCCCCATGCATCTCCATCAGCTTGCCGactagaaataaaaacaaagtcaAATCAGTCTTACCAATAATCTTGCTGGCATTTACATACTGATATTTAGGGTATTCTGCAAAGTAACGCTCACTTATACAACAAAATTAATTATGAGTTTTGTTTGCAAGCACCGAAAATAAAGATACTGTATAAAAATAGAGATACTGTATAATTGAGTATCATAAAATCCATCTTTCTGTCCTGTGGTAGGGGCATGTTAATGGTTAAGAGTAATTATGTCAATAGACACCTCACTTTTATACAAGAGCATGATTACCTTGGAAGATGAAACAAGCAACTGTAAAAAGGAATATTACTTTTCTGGGGACTAAGATGCTTTCTTGGAAGGAGCAGAGTATCTACAGTAGCTGTTTCTAAGTCTAACAGATCAGTTTTACTCACTGTCGAACTTGGGTTTCTTGAGAACCTTGACCTTGCGGATGTGCACATCATGGAGAGgatagatggactggcaggACTTCTCAATGTCTTTACCAATGCTGTCTGGGATCCTGAAATAAAAGAGAGGAAAATCTGTGAAATCCAAGTGAAGATTAAAAACCTGAGACATCTGGTTTAAGAAGAATGTAGTGACATTTTCGGTCTCCCCATTTAGTTACTAAATTCAAGGGGGAATAAGCAGACAGCACTCACAGTTTGTTGACGACTTCCTTTAAGTCATTGGTGCTGACTTCACGGGTGATGATGTCCACCATCTTCTTGCGGATGGCCTTGATCTGGGTGTGCTTGGCGTAGGCCGTCTTCTTGATCTGATTCTGTCTTCTCTTGGTGAACCCAATGCAGAACATACGCAAGAGATACCCATCTGTGGTCTTGACATCAACAGCTGCCTCAATAAGGGTCTACAACAACAAATTGATTGTGTTTCATAAGTCTAATGTAAGACAGTTCCTTAACTCTTATAATAAGACAATTACTGAGGGTGCCCATTTGTGTGAAAGTCGGCTAGGGCAAAGgttaaaaacacacacaaacaaaGACATTAGACTGCACTAACCACAAAGTGTTTTCTCTAGGTtacaaaagaacaaaacaaaaaacactaaaagaCAGATTAGGTGTGCAGGATAAGAAATTGTTAGTAATAGAGTAAAAGAAATGTCAAATACTGAAGCAGTGCATAGACAAAGTGTTTGTACTATAGTCATTACCTGCCATTTCTTCACAAGCGATCTCAGCTTGTCAGTGGTCATGTTCATGCCATGGAAGTTGGTGAGGCAGTTACGTCCTTGCACCTCCTCACACATGAGCTTGAACTTTCTGAATGCAATCTCATCGTTCTGGAGATCAGCCAGGGAGACCTCAAAGACACGTCCCTTCAGGCCATCAGAGGCAATCTCTGCAAAAaagttgttatttttcttAGAGTCTACATTTCAGTGCAAGCAGCAAACATTCTTTGTTGTTGCACTCTCTGCTTACCATAATACTACCATTACCTTTGCATCCTTACATTAAACAAGGACATTTCTTTGCATTAGTTTGTTTCAAACATGCATGTTTTGTTGAGAATTTGTTGTTTACAATTGGCAGAAAAAGATAATAGTACaaacattcaaaacaaacacaaaacgGGCTTGTTAGAAGcataaaaattttttttatggaaaTGGATGGGCACAAAtagttgtattttttatcCAACTTCTGCCAACACACTAAGTATGATTGTTTGCATGAGTGTTGTTCTGACATGTCATGAGCGTTTTGCATTATTATCCTTGTTGTTGCAAAGTTGTACAGTCAATTGTGCCATAAAAAACAAGAATAGCTAGCCATAACGGTCCTTTTATTTAACCAGGTAAAAACCTGTCAGCAGGGTAGCAAATGACttataacaattaataacTCATTTGAAACATGTAAAGATAAATCAATATTATAAGGAAGGACCCATTATTTGAGAATGttaataaaagtaaaaatatatatgtatatatccATATTACACTGGCAAAATGCTTTGTTTGAAACttgaagattttttttttaaatcttagTTATGTATCATAagtaatttttttactttttattttatctctTTATTATCTATTTGAtatatattgtatttatttttttattttacgaagttttttattattttacaagTCGCAATTCCTGCATGGGGCAAAGgcaaatatgaaaaaaatgctaTATATATGACACGAAGAGACGTACAATATGTTAACGCGAAACCATAGGCTAGAGGTAGTATTTCTTACTTGTTCCAGCAGTCCTGGTGACTACAGTCTTGCCAATCTGACGGATGTTGAACATCGACGGAGCCTTCACATCATACCAGTCCTTCTTAGTAAAAGGGTCGACGCTAAAAAGCAACAAATTAACTCCACTTAGCTATCAAATCTCCAGAGGTGTGAATAGGAATACATGCAGCGCCATTATGAGAATTAGAACTGAAAAACTTTCAAGAGAAGCAGCATGTATTACGACTTGGGATCATGGTTCGAACGAGACCCTCAACTTGAATCCGTTTCAATCGAGCCCCAAATTCCACCATCAGAGCAAGAACACATAAGGAAAGCGTCGAATGAGAGTAAAAGTATGTAAATATGTGTATTTAACGACGAATAAAGCCTTACATCTTCTTCTTAACGCCTTTCTTTCCCTTAGTCAGGCGCTTGTTTTTTCCCACGGCCATGTTGTTCGCCGATGGAGAAGCAAAAGAGGAAGGACTAGCCTCGATCCGACGCTAAATCCCTTCTAGTACCACAGGGAGTCCGTGCACCCTAAACTGAATGTATTTTATGTAATTGACACAACTAGGGAGGGTTTTGAGCTTTGTCGTAAAAACATAATTCTAACAACTCTAACATAAGTCGCAACACATCTTTTACAagatttttgttaaaaatttccGACGCTGTTTACTTTACCGTTGCGGGCTGCCTGTGTTGAAGataattcaaaatggcggacaaaACACGGGTATTTACTTCAAGGGGCAAACGAAGCTCGAATTAGCCGAAAATTCCTAAATATTATTCCCAATTTGTTTTCTACTAGGAAAATGTTTGAAACAGGCGACTGGGGAGGCTCAGATCAGAAGCAGGATCATCTTATTTATGGGCTTTTTGGAGAAATTTCTGCTAATGAAAATGAAGCTGCTGCAGCGATCAAATCGAAGGAGAAATCAGAGGAGTCAGCcgaaaatacaagaaaaaagagaaaacacAGAGGTAATACAAAGCGTAAAAAGACATTAGGCACCGATAGCTTAGCCAATAGTGACAGCATTTTGAGTAACATAGAAGCTGACTCGGAAGCTGTTGGGTTGGGAAAAACAAAGAACAACAAGCGTATAAAGCAAGGAGACAACGAATCAAACACTAAAATGGGACACCAAGTCATGAGTGAAAAGCCCCCAAAAGCGATCAAGGGAGAAAGTTATAAGAAGGATGAATATGAATTGAAATCTGGCAATTCTCAAAGTCAtaaaaagacaagaaaaaagaagaagaaatcaAGCAATGAAGAGGAGGGATTAAAAGCCCAGACAGATGAAAATCAAGCAAAAGAGTTGACCAAAGATGATGTGTTGACTCGTCCAAATTCTTATTATGATACTTTACCCCCTGTACAGCCTGTAAAGAAGGCCAGTCTTGGAGAGAAAATGAAAAGCAAACTTGAGTCATCAAGGTTCCGTTGGATAAACGAGCAGTTATACACAACAAGTGGTGATCATGCATTGACAATGTTCTCAGCTGAGCCTGCACTGTTTGATGTTTACCACAGAGGATTCAGAACTCAAGTTGAGCATTGGCCAGTGAATCCAGTCAATGTGATTATTCAGTGGCTACTGGAAAGGTATGATACTGTGAATAACACCAAATCATTGTATAAACTTTCTTGATTGCTATACAGTTATGTTAGGTATGTAAGTGAACATTCAGTCCTTTGATAGGCATGCTGAAGGTGAAGGGGGGATTGGTGTAACTAGAAGCCACAAGACTACATGCATATCATCATTTTACTTTTCCAGTATAATCAGCCAATTTCTTGTGTGACAGTACATACCTGAGCATTAAAATATACTATTATTGGGAACCCACTTCCATCAAGTACAGTATATAGTACATTTGTGTGATGTAAAATTATGTTAAAATTCTTTCTTGTCTAGGCCTGTGTCCCTGATTGTTGCCGATTTTGGTTGTGGTGATGCCCTTATAGCTCAAACTGTTCCTAACAAGGTGCATTCCTTTGATTTGGTGGCAAAGAATGATCTTGTGACAGCATGTAACATGGCTAATGTAAGGTGATACATATATCATAGGAAGGAAGAGGGAAATCTTCTAGGTATTGGAAAATTGAAGACTAAAAACAGGAATCTGTCTAAAAGACAACATGTGATTTGAAAAATACATGTGAATTGTGCTGTCTGTTTTCAAGTGTCTGGATAATTTACCTACTTTGGATAGAATTAACTGAACTATAACATACAGTATTGGTCCCATAttccttgcattgtttttacTATACCTCAAACATTCAAAATTGTTCAACAGTTCCTATGGTTCATCAGAATTTGTCCTTTAATCTGCACTTTTGCTCTAGGTACCTCTTGACTCCAGTAGTGTTGATGTTGCCATCTTTTGTTTGTCATTGATGGGGACTGATTTACAAAACTATCTATTGGAAGCTCACAGAGTACTAAAGAAAGGGTGAGACAATTTTTACAGAGTACAGGCCTTTgaagtgtatttttttctaattcttaaaaaaatatgttttttttttatgaaagtgAGCCTTTTTTTGATGGACACAAGGGAAGGATAGCCTTACACTACtgaaaaaattatttattttttttgcagtggGATTTTAAAAGTTGCAGAGGTGGTCAGTAGAGTCGATCCTGAAGCATTTGTGGATTCTCTCAGTCAGCTTGGATTTAGATTAGAGTCAAGGGTAAGCAAAAAGTTTATATGAATGGGTTTATCtaatatgctttttttttctcttttctgtTCCCCTTCTTTACGTATATTTACTAAGCAGCCTTTGGGTTTTTAGAGCTTTAAGTGTTATCCAGTCACTTTGTTAGCAAATTCCAATAGCAGTTCCTAGGGCTGAGTTGGGAGGAATAATTTTGGCGGAGCATATTTTTTCAAGAACTACACTAATCTTCACTTTTTCAGGATGAGTCCAACAAGATGTTTATTCTAATGGATTTCACGAAGGTGAAGAGGAAGATGCCAGACTGTGCTGAGCTCTTAGGGCTCAAACTTAAACCATGCATATACAAAAAGAGATAGTCATCTgataaaaagttttttttgtaagggACATTAAATGAATGGCTATTGATTTTTAGATTTGTTTATGATAGTATAGAAAAAACAAATGTGAGCACTATtgtttacaaaaataaaactgcaAATCAAATACTGACCCTACtggtaatttttaaaatattttttttagaatatttgGGGAGGGGATGTGCCCAGTAATCCCATGAGCTTTGAGCTGATATGTCAAACCTTAGTTACTGTTTGCGAGCCATAGACTTACCTAACtacttgttaaaaaaaatggtatAACCATTTGTCAAGTTGCCCCTTAGAAACTCTTGAGATCAGTGAAAAAGATACGAATTAAAGAATGAACAAATGCACATTATTTTAATGAGTttataaagagaaaatacattatttattttaatgagacttttaaaaaaatgtgagaTATGCACCTTTTACAGGAAAATCGGTATGAAGTTTTAGATTGTATAAATTTCCAAAAAAGGAGAAGTGTTCTTCCTTTTTTGCTGCAAATTGTAGGTCTACTCCAGGATGGCCTTGGCTAAAGCAGGATAGTTAGGACTTCCAAACCCTGTAACTGGGTCCCACCCAGTGCTTGCGGTAAAGCCCCTGTCACCTGGGTCACAACCCTCATTATGGCCTGTTGTCACATCATAGAAGACACTTGGATTCTTGTAAATAAAGGGGTTTAGGAATCCCATTGATGGCTTGTTGTTATGGAAACGGACATCATTAAGAAGAGAGACAATGCCAGCAACTGTAGGCGTTGATGCAGATGTACCAAGAATTCCAGGAACAGGAATTTTGTTGTTGACAACCCAGAAATGGTTGCAAAGGGCAGCAACATCAGGGTATGCTCTCCCTGACTTATTGAAGAAGCTGTCTGCCGGCATGTTTGGTCCTGTCTTGAGATAATGTTCAACTACAGCAGACTGGTAGGCAGGTTGGGAGAAGACATCACTGAAGCCTCCACCGCTTATCTCATAACCATACTCCCCTGAGATAGTGAATGGGTTGTTGAATGCTGTACCACCAACAGTAGTTACATATGGTGAAGAAGCAGGGAAGGATGGACGGAACTTCTTGTTGGCAATGCAATtagcaccatcatcaccactagcAAATAGTAAGGTTAATCCCCTGACACCCGCCTTCTGGAATTCTGTACTAATTCGCCTCATGTAGTCGGCAGACAGCGAGTCTTCGTTGTCACCATAACTAACACTGTGTACCCAAGGGACCTGGGAATTGTTGCTAATAGCCACCAGCCACTCCAGGAACGGCTCTTGTTTCTCATGCCTCCCCCCAGTGCTCCAAAACCAAGTTGTAATATTTGCTCCAAGGCTCATGATGTACTGGGTATCAAGGCTTGCTTCGACACCAGGTCTCCCAGAGTCTGGACCAATCACCTTTGCAACCTTATCTAGGTGAGTGAAGGAACCTCCAAACAGTAGGAAAAACTCTTTCAGGTCAGTTGGACTGTAAAACTGCTCAAGGAACTGTGCAATACACTGAGAGTTGTTTGGGTGCGAACCTACAGTGTCAGACACATTGTATCTGTCACGCAGGACAGATGGGTAGACTCCAATATGAATACCAATGTCATCACCAAGGAGAACATCCTTAACATCATTGCTACCAAAATCTTCGCGTTTAGCTTTTGCCGGAGCCCAGTTAACAGCAGGGAACCTCAGAACCCCACCCACGAAATCAAGGTGTTGGGCCACCTTAAATGGCACAGAGTAATGATGCGTGGATCTAATAACCGGTTTGGATAGCTTTGAGTGGCGGAAATAATGAAAGGTCGCTCCAGGAAGCAAATTTTCCGCCGTCTCTCTTGGCATCTCGCAAGTGAGAAAGTCCCGAGTAATTACTGACGTGCATCTTTCAAAAACGATGCCGGATGCTCGGAGCCACTTCTTGATAACCGACTCGGTTTTCTTGCTGGGTGAAATCAAGTTTGACAGTTGTTCCAGACTCCAATGCCTTCCGTAAAATCGCGAGTCCGGATCGGAAACCTGCCAGAACAGCTTTTCCAACGCCGCAAGGTTACGTTGCTTTAGCGCGAAAGTGAGCTTGAGGGTTGCCTGTGAGGGAACGCGTCCGTCGAGGACCCAACCCTGGGTTTTCCACGATTCGATGTCATGATCATGCTCGATGTTTTGCAAGCCTTGTGCCCTGCATTCGACTGATGCAATAAAGCCCAGCAAAGCTGCAGACCACAGAAGGAAGACGCTCCGAATACCGGCCATCTCGCATTAACTATCCTGGGAAGTGCCCCGTGACAGAGTCACCGGCTCCTCATGTGATTTGAGGTCATCACCGGAAGAGAACTTTTGTACCGGAAGTAAAATAACTGGTAGCGTTATTGTTTAGGGATGAGACACATCCCAAAAGTACAATTTGCTTTAACTCAAAGAAACCAGCCTTTATGCTATCGCCTTAACAAATAAACACACAAAATATAAGTGTGTTAAAATACCAAATTTAAAAAGGGAATGAGAAAGTAAGAGTACAGTATTATCGCGTACAACGAGCTTTTTACTGGGCTGCCTGTGTACTCGTCCCAGACCTTCTCGTTGGCTAGCGAGAGTGAAaaaccaagatggcggatggcAAACCGCGTTTTTATACTTTGAGAAAACATCGCAAGAAATCAATTTTCTTCGCTGCTGTGGGTGCATGGCTCGTGAAATATGGAGTTGACAGGTTCAGGTACGGgttgcatttgtttgtttttgttgtaaatTACATGAATGTGAATTGACCTCGATGTCTTGCAG contains:
- the LOC5513560 gene encoding 40S ribosomal protein S3a; this encodes MAVGKNKRLTKGKKGVKKKIVDPFTKKDWYDVKAPSMFNIRQIGKTVVTRTAGTKIASDGLKGRVFEVSLADLQNDEIAFRKFKLMCEEVQGRNCLTNFHGMNMTTDKLRSLVKKWQTLIEAAVDVKTTDGYLLRMFCIGFTKRRQNQIKKTAYAKHTQIKAIRKKMVDIITREVSTNDLKEVVNKLIPDSIGKDIEKSCQSIYPLHDVHIRKVKVLKKPKFDIGKLMEMHGEASSHATTTTTDETGTKIDREGFEPPIQDTV
- the LOC5513597 gene encoding ribosomal RNA-processing protein 8 isoform X1 → MFETGDWGGSDQKQDHLIYGLFGEISANENEAAAAIKSKEKSEESAENTRKKRKHRGNTKRKKTLGTDSLANSDSILSNIEADSEAVGLGKTKNNKRIKQGDNESNTKMGHQVMSEKPPKAIKGESYKKDEYELKSGNSQSHKKTRKKKKKSSNEEEGLKAQTDENQAKELTKDDVLTRPNSYYDTLPPVQPVKKASLGEKMKSKLESSRFRWINEQLYTTSGDHALTMFSAEPALFDVYHRGFRTQVEHWPVNPVNVIIQWLLERPVSLIVADFGCGDALIAQTVPNKVHSFDLVAKNDLVTACNMANVPLDSSSVDVAIFCLSLMGTDLQNYLLEAHRVLKKGGILKVAEVVSRVDPEAFVDSLSQLGFRLESRDESNKMFILMDFTKVKRKMPDCAELLGLKLKPCIYKKR
- the LOC5513597 gene encoding ribosomal RNA-processing protein 8 isoform X2 translates to MFETGDWGGSDQKQDHLIYGLFGEISANENEAAAAIKSKEKSEESAENTRKKRKHRGNTKRKKTLGTDSLANSDSILSNIEADSEAVGLGKTKNNKRIKQGDNESNTKMGHQVMSEKPPKAIKGESYKKDEYELKSGNSQSHKKTRKKKKKSSNEEEGLKAQTDENQAKELTKDDVLTRPNSYYDTLPPVQPVKKASLGEKMKSKLESSRFRWINEQLYTTSGDHALTMFSAEPALFDVYHRGFRTQVEHWPVNPVNVIIQWLLERPVSLIVADFGCGDALIAQTVPNKVPLDSSSVDVAIFCLSLMGTDLQNYLLEAHRVLKKGGILKVAEVVSRVDPEAFVDSLSQLGFRLESRDESNKMFILMDFTKVKRKMPDCAELLGLKLKPCIYKKR
- the LOC5513561 gene encoding tripeptidyl-peptidase 1, with protein sequence MAGIRSVFLLWSAALLGFIASVECRAQGLQNIEHDHDIESWKTQGWVLDGRVPSQATLKLTFALKQRNLAALEKLFWQVSDPDSRFYGRHWSLEQLSNLISPSKKTESVIKKWLRASGIVFERCTSVITRDFLTCEMPRETAENLLPGATFHYFRHSKLSKPVIRSTHHYSVPFKVAQHLDFVGGVLRFPAVNWAPAKAKREDFGSNDVKDVLLGDDIGIHIGVYPSVLRDRYNVSDTVGSHPNNSQCIAQFLEQFYSPTDLKEFFLLFGGSFTHLDKVAKVIGPDSGRPGVEASLDTQYIMSLGANITTWFWSTGGRHEKQEPFLEWLVAISNNSQVPWVHSVSYGDNEDSLSADYMRRISTEFQKAGVRGLTLLFASGDDGANCIANKKFRPSFPASSPYVTTVGGTAFNNPFTISGEYGYEISGGGFSDVFSQPAYQSAVVEHYLKTGPNMPADSFFNKSGRAYPDVAALCNHFWVVNNKIPVPGILGTSASTPTVAGIVSLLNDVRFHNNKPSMGFLNPFIYKNPSVFYDVTTGHNEGCDPGDRGFTASTGWDPVTGFGSPNYPALAKAILE